The Stackebrandtia nassauensis DSM 44728 genome includes the window GTGGCCGGACGCAACGGCCTGGTCCCCGAACGCCGGGCGCACACCTCCGGTTCCGGCAGCACCTGGGAAACCGTGCTGTGGCACCACTTCGAGCTGGACGCGGTCCCCGTACCCGCCGACCTCGTCAGTCCCGGCGAGGCCGACGCCTCGCTGACCCAGGCGCTTCGGGCCGCCACCAAGGTCCTGTCCGATCTCGACGTCGCCGCCTGGAACCCGGAACTGGGCCGGGCCCTGGCCGGGGCGCGCACCGACTCCGGCCGTCAGCTGCCGCCCGGTTTCGACACCCGTTCCCGCCGCCTGTACGCCCGGGCGGTGATGCTGGAGCGGGTGCTGCGGGTCGCCGACTCCGACGCCATGGGCGGCGCGGTCACCGCGCACGAGGCCGCCGCCCGGCTGGAGGCGCTGCGGGGTCTGGCAGCATCGTGCCGCACGGCCATCGGTGCCGCTTGCCATGCTCGGCTACATTGTGGGGACCGTTAACGGCGGACGAAGCACTACAAGCCGATAACAAACCGTGACGTGAGACGTCAAACCCCGACGAAGCATGACAGGCTTGAACAGTGGCGTGGATTATATGGTTGGCGGTGGCCGTGGCACTGGGCATCGCCGAACTGTTTACCTTGACATTTGTGCTGCTCATGATCGGGGCGGGAGCGGCGGCGGCTTCGCTGGCGGCGGCACTGGGTTCCCCGGTGGAGCTTCAGGGCCTGGTCTTCGTCGTGGTGTCGGTGCTGTCCCTGATCGGCATCAGACCGTGGGCGAAGAAACTACGGGACAACCGTTCGGGCCCGGACGCGAAGATCGGTCTGCAGGCCCTGGAGGGCGCGGAGGCCCTCGTACTGGAGCGGGTCGACTCCCAGCACGGACTCATCAAAGTGCAGGGTCAGGAGTGGACGGCGCGCAGTTACGACGGCAAACAAGTACTGGAACAAGGAGAAGAAGTGAACATAGTGGAGATACGCGGGGCGACGGCTATGGTCTGGAGGCAGCCATGAGTGGCGGGGAGGTTTTCCTGGTCCTGCTTCTGGGACTGGTGGCGCTGTTCTTCATCATCATGCTGTTCAAGATGGTGCGGATCGTGCCGCAGCAGCAGGAGTACATCGTCGAACGACTGGGCAAGTACTCCAAGACCCTGACTCCGGGCCTGAACTTCCTCGTGCCGATCCTGGACGCCGTACGGTCCAAAGTCGACAAACGCGAGCAGGTCGTCAGCTTCCCGCCGCAGCCGGTCATCACCTCGGACAACCTGGTGGTGTCCATCGACACCGTCATCTACTACATGGTGACCGACTCGGTGCGCGCCACCTACGCGATCTCCAACTACCTGCAGGGCGTCGAGCAGCTGACCGTCACCACGCTGCGCAACGTCGTCGGCTCCATGGACCTGGAGCAGGCACTGACCAGCCGCGACACCATCAACAGCGCGCTGCGCACCGTCCTGGACGAGGCCACCGGCCAGTGGGGCATCAAGGTCACCCGCGTCGAGATCAAGGCCATCGACCCGCCACCCAGCGTGCGCGAGTCCATGGAGAAGCAGATGCGCGCCGAGCGTGACAAGCGGGCCGCGATCCTCACCGCCGAGGGTGTCAAGGCGTCCCAGGTGCTGACCGCCCAGGGTGAGCAGGAGGCCGCGGTGCTTCGCGCCCAGGGTGACCGGCAGGCCCGCATCCTGCAGGCCGAGGGCCAGTCCAAGGCCATCGAGACCGTGTTCACCGCGATCCACAAGTCCAACCCGGACGAGAAGCTGCTGGCGTACCAGTACCTGCAGACGCTGCCGCAGATCGCCGCCGGTCAGTCGAACAAGCTGTGGATGATCCCGGCCGAACTGACCCGGGCGCTGGAGTCGTTCAGCGGCGCCGTCGGCGGCCCGATCAGCTCCGGTCCCGCCTCGGCGGTGACCAACGCGGTGTCGCAGGCCCTGTCGTCCGAACAGGACGGCACCGGTGAGGCGGCGCCGAGCCACACCGACGCCGACCGCTCCGAGACCGCGCCGCGGACCCCGAGCGCCGAGGACGACGACGCGGCCACCACCCGCATCGGCAAACCGAAGCCGGGCACCGACGACACCCAGGCCCTGGAAGCCGGGCCGAAGGTCTCGCCGAGCCAGTTCACCGCGACCGACGCGGCGAACACCATGCTGGACTCGACCCAGGTGGTGCCGCCGCCGGTGCCGCCGACCAAGCCCGGCGACCTGCCGCCCACGGCGGTCTAGTCGCGCGGCCGGTACATCGACAGCGCGGTCCGGAGGGGACTTCCCTTCCGGACCGCGCTCGGCTATGCGGGGGCGGGTTTGGCGTTGCGCAGCCGGATCCCGGAGAACCCCAGCGAACTGTCGATCACCGCGTCCCAGAACGTCCGCAGGTTGTCCAGCACCCGCAGCTGAATCCCCGCCTCGGCGTGCAGCGCGAACAGGTCACCCACCCGCTCGGGCGGCCCCAACGGCGTCACCGCTTCGACGGCGACCAGCGCGGGTGACCCGTTGGCGGCGCTGTCGGATTCGTCGAGCGGACGGAACGCGTTGGCGGGTAGCCGGTAGCCGTAGAGCTCCACGGTGCGCATCGCTTCCAGCCAGCCGAACTCGACGGCGTGCACCCGGTGGCCGCCGCCCGGCCCCAGGATCCGGTCGCGGTCGGCGTCGGTGGTGTGCGGTTCGATCCAGGCCATCGCGCGCGGGCACTCGCGGGGGAACCAGTAGTCGGGACAGCGGCGCGATCCCACCGCCCACACGTACGCGGCTGCGAGCCGTGGCGACGGCCGGGGAGTGAACCTGGTGATCGTCGGATCCTCGGAGAAGTGCAGTACCTGACCGGGTTCGGGACGCATCCGGTCACGCTAAGCCGGAATCACCGGCCGACACCAGCGATTTTTCACCGCGGGCGACGTTGACGACGGCCGCGACCACCAGCAGCGTCGGGATCGCGACGTCCAGCCACGACGGTGCCCGGAACTCGGGCCGTCGCCGTCATCGTCGGTCCTTTGGGGTCTGTCCATTGGGGGTGTCACTCGGTGGCGGGGTAGCCGTACCAGCGTAGTGCTATGGGGCGGGCCGTGTCGGGGGCGTCTTCGGGCTTGTGGCCGTGGCGATCCAGCAGCCGCAGGTAGTCGTCGTGGAACTCCTTCAGCTCGGCCTTGGTCATGAACCGCAGCGACCGGGAGCCCTGGAACCAGTCGCCCAGTTCCGCGCGGTTGTCCAGGACGCCGGACAGCGCGTCCATGTCCTCGGTGAGCCGGGACCGTTCCAGGTCGGCGGCGATCACCTTGTCCTGTGCGGACATCGTGTCGCGGTCGGGCATGACGCGGTTGCCGGGTTCGGTGCGCCACCAGCGTTCCCGGCCCTTGGCCCGCTCGGGTATCTCGGTGATCAGACCGGCCTGCGCCAGCTGGCGCAGGTGGTAGCTCGTGGTCCCGGTGTTGTGGCCGAAGACCTCCCCAATGGACGTGGAGTTCGCGGGACCGTTGGTGGCCAGGTGCCGCAGTATCGCCCGGCGCAGCGGGCTGGCCAGTGCCTTGAGCGTTGCGGAGGTGTGGGGGATGGGTTCGGACGGCATGGGAAGCAGCTTAGCCGCCGGTCGGATGGTTGCGTAGAAGTTGTGCAGAAAAATTCTGCATAAAAAACTTGCAGAAGTGTCTCCGCAAGTTTACGATCGGCTCATGACACCGACACCCCTCGCAAGACTGTCCCTTTTGCTCTCCCCGCCGCTGGTCATGCTGGGCTGGGCCCTGATGCGGCTCCTGGGCACCGACGGCCGGGAACCGGGTTGGACGCTCGCGCACCTGGCGTGGCTGGCCGGTTATGTGCTGCTGGCCGTCGCCTGCGTGTACCTGTACCGGCTGACCGTGACCGGCGGCGCCCCGGGCCGCAGATCGTTGGCCGCGAGCTTCCTCGCCGTGGCGCTGTTCGGATCGCTGTGCATGAACACGCAGATGGCCATCGACCTGGTCGCGGGCTTCGCGACCAGCACCGTCGAGGCCAAGAACGCCTTCACCGACGACATCCAAGCCCTGCCGGGGGTTGAGCTGCTGGTCTACCAGCTGGGTCCGGCGTTGCTGTTCTGCGCGCTGTCGGCGCAGACCATCCACGCGTACCTCGCCCGGCGGCTGCCGGTCTCGGTGCCGGTGCTCGTCGGTCTGGCGGTGCTGGTCATGGTCGTCGACCGCTTGGTGGACACCCCGTTCCGGCTGACCATGGGCGTGGCCTCGGTACTGCTGTGGATCGCCTTCACCACGGTCGTCAAAACCCGTCCGGCGACATCCGCGTCACCAGTGGACGTTCAACGGGTCGCGTGAGCGCGACGCCCTCGAACGAGCCGTCCGCGTCACACGACGCGGGCGCGCTCGCTGTCGGCACGCTTGGCCGTGTCGCCAGTGGAGTTGCGGCTCAGTACCACCGAACCCTTGACCGCCAACGGAACCAGCAGCCAGTCCAAGGGACGGATCCGCTCGTCGGTGAACATGATCCGCTCGCCGTCGCCGAGTCCCATTTCGCCCGCCCGGGTGCGGGCGGACTCCACCAGTTGTGCCTGCGTCAGTTCCCGGCCACCGGGAAGGCCGACCAGCGCGGGGGCGTCGGCGGCGGCAGGGGCACCCCCGAAGTGGTCGCCGTAGCCGCGCACCTCGGTCAGGAAGTCCACCGCCTCGTTGTCGGCCACCCGCTGCCGGGCCGCCGGAGAGCGCAGGCCCACCGCCAGCGGCGCCAGCGAAACCGTGTAGGTCGCCTCCTGCGGGGTGTCCTCGGGGGCGCGCAGTTCGTCCTCGGTGTCGAACAGGACATAGGGCTGGTCACGGTCCACACCGGATTCCCCGGCCACCGCGTGGCTGATCGCCACCCCGGCCCGCCAGCAGCCCAGCATGACCGCCGCGCCCAGCCAGTGCGGCGGCAACCGCAGCTCCGCGGTGGCGCCGGGTTCGGCGTAAGCGTGTTCCAGCAACAGGTTCGCCGTCTTGGACACCCAGTTGTCCATCGTGACGTAGGACAGCTCGGTGCGCTCGCCGGTGGCGTCGTCGTAATAGGTCAGAAACGGCCGG containing:
- a CDS encoding NfeD family protein produces the protein MAWIIWLAVAVALGIAELFTLTFVLLMIGAGAAAASLAAALGSPVELQGLVFVVVSVLSLIGIRPWAKKLRDNRSGPDAKIGLQALEGAEALVLERVDSQHGLIKVQGQEWTARSYDGKQVLEQGEEVNIVEIRGATAMVWRQP
- a CDS encoding SPFH domain-containing protein translates to MSGGEVFLVLLLGLVALFFIIMLFKMVRIVPQQQEYIVERLGKYSKTLTPGLNFLVPILDAVRSKVDKREQVVSFPPQPVITSDNLVVSIDTVIYYMVTDSVRATYAISNYLQGVEQLTVTTLRNVVGSMDLEQALTSRDTINSALRTVLDEATGQWGIKVTRVEIKAIDPPPSVRESMEKQMRAERDKRAAILTAEGVKASQVLTAQGEQEAAVLRAQGDRQARILQAEGQSKAIETVFTAIHKSNPDEKLLAYQYLQTLPQIAAGQSNKLWMIPAELTRALESFSGAVGGPISSGPASAVTNAVSQALSSEQDGTGEAAPSHTDADRSETAPRTPSAEDDDAATTRIGKPKPGTDDTQALEAGPKVSPSQFTATDAANTMLDSTQVVPPPVPPTKPGDLPPTAV
- a CDS encoding DUF6886 family protein → MRPEPGQVLHFSEDPTITRFTPRPSPRLAAAYVWAVGSRRCPDYWFPRECPRAMAWIEPHTTDADRDRILGPGGGHRVHAVEFGWLEAMRTVELYGYRLPANAFRPLDESDSAANGSPALVAVEAVTPLGPPERVGDLFALHAEAGIQLRVLDNLRTFWDAVIDSSLGFSGIRLRNAKPAPA
- a CDS encoding ArsR/SmtB family transcription factor; translated protein: MPSEPIPHTSATLKALASPLRRAILRHLATNGPANSTSIGEVFGHNTGTTSYHLRQLAQAGLITEIPERAKGRERWWRTEPGNRVMPDRDTMSAQDKVIAADLERSRLTEDMDALSGVLDNRAELGDWFQGSRSLRFMTKAELKEFHDDYLRLLDRHGHKPEDAPDTARPIALRWYGYPATE
- a CDS encoding TIGR03089 family protein; protein product: MNTVDSLFAAAAKPDPARPFLTYYDDATGERTELSYVTMDNWVSKTANLLLEHAYAEPGATAELRLPPHWLGAAVMLGCWRAGVAISHAVAGESGVDRDQPYVLFDTEDELRAPEDTPQEATYTVSLAPLAVGLRSPAARQRVADNEAVDFLTEVRGYGDHFGGAPAAADAPALVGLPGGRELTQAQLVESARTRAGEMGLGDGERIMFTDERIRPLDWLLVPLAVKGSVVLSRNSTGDTAKRADSERARVV